The Etheostoma cragini isolate CJK2018 chromosome 10, CSU_Ecrag_1.0, whole genome shotgun sequence nucleotide sequence gtaagcacataatgtaatctggaaactgctgccctggttaaaaaaaacaaggctactgatctcagctgggattctgtctataatggagtccaatggaaatttgtgagtgaccccaaacttttgaccggtagtgtaagTAAAATTATTGATGGCAGAGTGGTCAATAGTTTCAAAAGTTCACCAACACCAAGAGGAGAATCTTACCTTTTGAAAACCACTCATCTaaacacagcagagagaaaggaggaagtGAAGGAGGGGTTGGAAGAAAGACGGGGGAGAAAGGtaagaggatggagggaggagagagagaaggggaaaaagagggaaacAGTGGTAGAGTGTGAAAAACAGCGACACCAACAAGCTCAAAGCCACTAGCAGCTACCCATCTTTCAACAGCAAACCTCGCAGACACAGTGCAACTTAACTGCCCAACACTAACCTTTGCCCTTTCGAGAGCCAAAGCAGCCTCCTTTGTTAGCGGGGGCAGGCCCCTGGTTGAGGGGTGTGGTCTCTGCGTAGCGCTCACTGCCGGGGACTTCCCGGTGAACGTGATAGGACAGATTCCTCAGGAGGCAGACACAGTTCTCCACCAACTGCAGGAAGAGAAGATAAGGGGATGAGATGATCAAAGATGGAGACAGGGGAAGATAGGTGCTTTGGTTTCATAAGATAAAATATGTCATCTGGCGTAAGTACCTTGTTATCCACATCTTTGCGGTTGATCTGTGATTGCACAACGTACATGAGTGAATCCACCAATCCTGTGCATTCTCTTAGCTTTCTCCTGGCCTCGCTGCGTTCTGAACTCACATTCCTGTTGGACAGAGGTAGATGTTAAGCACAAAATTGTAGGTTTCTCTCTCAAAATAgattctctttctccttctttgaCTTTCTGCATGAAATCTATTGACCCCCTTGTGTACCTAAGGCAGCCAGCAGTATTGGTCAAGGCGGTTTCCCACTCCAGATGGCGTGGTTTgcagctctcctctcctccattgCTCCCTCGCTCCCAGCCAGAGTGAGGAACGACCACCTCGTCAGCCAGGGCGTGCAGGGCGTGGTCCACAATCTCCATCTTTACTGAGTCATGGGATGAAAGGTTCCACAAGGTGCCTGGGATGATATGACACATACGGTTACTTTCACTACAATAATACccttaaaatgattaaatataacaatgagaccttttttttcaattttttgttttcttttttgttctgtaAATATTTGGATATGCTTGCTATGTGTAGGTTGTTACGACCAAActcatcatgtgtgtgtgtgtttgaagtaAGACAAAAACGTAATACTAagtacatattaaaaaaacaaaaaaaacattaaaacaagcaTCATATGATGCGAGTACCTGTAATAGTGTCAGTGAGGTCCTGGTCGTGGGTTTTTCTAAGTAACCTGACCAGAGCGGGCACTCCATCGCAATTCTTGATGGCAATCTTGTTTTCTTGATCTCGCCCGTATGAAATGTTCTTCAGTGCGCCACAGGCTGAGTGGTGCACATCCTTGCTGGGGTGGTCCAGCAGTGACACCAAGGATGGGATGCCCTTTAGACGACGCACCTCCGACTTAACCTAGACACAGGCGCAAAATGATCACGCTCACGTCAAGGATTTGCCAAAtgacaatacaaaacaataaataagcaTTTGTTAAACACAGTCGTTCTGTATTTGAATGTGGCTTTTGCTTCACCTTATCGTTTTTGAATGTGAGATGCTGGAGGAATGCCGCAGCGTTTGTCTTGACAGGGTCCAGACGGTAGTTCAACATGGCGATGACCTCCGGCAGCTCTGGCTGTCTCCATGAACCAGGAGGAGCCTTCCTCAGAGTGCTGTCCAGTGAAGCCATGCTCCCCCTCTCCATCGGCATGGAAACATCCCAGGTATAAGGATCGACTCCTCCCATGTTGCCGTCCAAAGTATCCTCACAGCTCCTGCATGTCGCAGAAGGAAATTAATAGAGAAACATTTGTTGGGTCTGTCTTTAGAAACAGATTCAACGTTTCAAACTGCTCATATACATGGTCTGAttgaaaaaacaagttttatctGAAGGCACAGCAAAGCGTTTGTGTTTTACCTGAGTCTCCGTCTGTCCATACCACCGGTGCCGGGCCCTAGGCGTGGCATGGTACCATAGCCTCCAGGGTGCATGGGTGGAGGCCCCATGCCGTAGTCATCATATCCTACACTGCGCTGGTCATCCTCCAGGCAGTAGTGGCCGTGGCCGTACCGCACCTCCAACGCTGAGCCCAAGGCCCTCATTCCACGGCTCACCTGGGGCTGTGCTGCATACGGGTCAAGCTGCTGGCGGCTTGGCGCCCGGTAGCCAGAGTCCAGCGTCCTGTAGCCGTCAACTGTCCTGGGGTAATGAAGGTAACGAGATAAGTGAGAGAGATGTTGAAGTGAGATCCTGTGCTGAGTGATCCCCTTTCCAACTTACAGTAAAGCAAGATTAATTTCTACTTTAAGTTGCATGAACATATCTGGCTTCACAGTCTTGATTCTGAACAGGATTAAAAGCAGGACTGACTGGTGTGACTGCAGGAATGTGTGTCTACAGTAACCAACAAGGGTTTTCTCTCAACCATCAATTCTGCTCTGGTAAATCTCAGACATAATGAATAATTACACTATTTTgttcttaccaagataaaaacaaaaaaaacaacttagatttagaagtgttagataatgtatcttgttttaagagtgaatttcttattttcagtgttaatttacactataaaattgaaattatcttgcatggacagataatttcacttgttttgagtaccttttcccctcagatttagtgtttttatcttgtttttagacaccctTTTTGCAGTGTAAAGCACACTGGGCCAACAAACATTccccataaaataaaaacatataaaaaggaAGTTAAAACACTTAGTCCACAATGTCTGTTAAATCTTTTGAGTAAATATTCTAGTGACGTTTGGAAAGGAACTAAAACATTACCACTCTGTTTAGCAAATATACAATGCttagtttgttattttgtgttgtgtatgaATAATAGCTGTAAATTCCAGTCTTGTTTTAACAATATGATGAAAAATCTGGTTCAAATAGTTCATACATAGATAGAACATGTATTCATTACCTTATAAAAACAGAGTTAACGTGTAAGAGACGTACAAATGGGACACATTTGGTTGATAAAGCAAAACAGGGAATTGTGCCTTTTGtccacaaatgaaaacaaaaaagttcaaGTTTGGCTTAAAAGTAACAAATTTTAAGAATGTTAAAAACACcaatcaaaagaaaagattcaCAGCACTCCTCCATGCAGGGGCCTTGTACCTGTAGCGGTCGTCCATGTGCGAGCCCCTGCTCAGGCTAGTGTATGCCTCTGATGGTGGGCCTCCCCGGTAGTCACCGTAACCGCCAACCGGGGCATAGTGGTAGTTTCTGGGAACTGTGGCCGTGGGGTAGTCTGCTGGTCCAGCTTGTCTGTAAGGACGGTCCAGTGTGGCGCTGTAGCCGCCCATACCAGACACCGATAAGCCCCCGTCGATGGACATAGAGTCAGAGGGCAGGACTGTGCGTGTGATTGGTTTCTTCATCTGAGGGAGAGCAAGATGGCAGCGATGTATCAAAAGATGTTTACGGCAAAGGATAATCAAGTGGCGTAAGATCCTTGGAGGCTTCCGTAACACTAAGTTCAGCCacgacaaaaaactaaaatacagttATCAAAGTGATTATTACACAAGCctttgcaagaaaaaaagtttgatggTATCACGGTGCATGTGTCAACAATCACTTACGCCATTGTCTGGCCGTCGAGCTGTTCCTTCGTCAGAAAAGACCGAGTGTACTTCCTGGGAGTCGTCCTCTGGTGTGTAGCTCTCATCCAGAGCCCCGTGTGCAGGGTCCACCATTCTGTACTGTAGTTGGGAAGCAcacatttatattaatatatttttaaatctctgGAACTTactcctatgaatataatagaAACAAAACGTACACAATAAAACTATACACACATACCTGTGTGCCGTTTATGTAGGAGTCAGTCAGTTTCAGACGGTCTATGTCTGCATCCCCTAAGCGCCCGTTctgggataaaaaaagaaatatacaacTGTGAAATAGATGTGAAGGCAATTCTGCTGGAACAGCACATACGAGTGAGGTAAAAGGCACGTCTCCCAGTAGCCAGTGCGCTCTACTTTCTTACAACCTGCCAGATGATATTACTGCAGCTGAAGCACATTCACTGCCAAACTGTCCCTGCATGTTTATGGCCTGTGAATCACTGGCAGACATGAGGGAGGACATTTTGGAGTGAAGCCAATCATCCTCACACCCTACTTCATCTTGCTGTAATCTGTTACATAACCAATGACTGTCACACTGTATAACTTGGACACTTTCTACGTAACCCTGAGTAACACTGTTTCAAGCAATATAACCACCTCAGTTATCAGTATTAGTTAGCTGAATACAATGGGGAGCGCTGCGTATTTGGGATACTATGGAAATCTTTCCCACCAACTGTTTTACCGGACGCAGTGACTAACCGTTTCAGTCTAAGTCAAGAGAAATGAACCTTATCAACTACCAACTCCCCCTTCACATGATGGCCACAAGGAGGCaggtctgttttgtttttttaaagcaatggGAAGTGTAAGTGTACTACAGCTGGTCCTTACTTATTACCACCTCATCACCGTTATCTGCATACAACAACTCCGTCATGGTCTTGGAGCAGGGCTCAGACTGTGAGGCTGGCAAAGGTTGAGTATCTTCATCAGTATTTatgattttagaaataaaacataagcAGTTAGCACAAGGCCAAAAACACAGATTGTCGCTTTATTAGCCTTCATCCTCCAAATGCCACACACTAATCAACTAAGTCACTTCCAAGGAtttaaagagacaaaacatAAGATTTGATCTAGGTCAGCGAGCCCTTAATGAAAGGAAAATAGTTGGGAACAGATTTAAAACTATTCTACTCAGTGTACACAATGCCAAGTGCTGGGAAGGAGGCTTAAACGTCAACCCGTAAATATGGCACTGCCTGACCTTCTGTGTTGATGATAATGGCTCTCATTTAACGGTTAGCCAAAGCCTGCCGGCAACCAAGCAAAGTCCACCACTCTTTCCGATTCTTTTGGTCGAGACAACAATGTGAAACAAGAAGGCAACAGTAGGACCTTGTCCAAGCAAATAACTCCGCTCGGAACAAAAGAAACAGTGAGAGCCTTAAAACTAAAGACAGAAAAGCTGATCTCAACTAAAAAcctaatatacatatatagttaACAGGAAATGTAATGGGAAATCAATTGAGAAACTATAATCACCTTGCATATCAATGTACCTTATCACATAAAACTAAAcatatttgacagaaatcttGCTCAGTTATTTGCAACTTTGTCTACAATGGTCAATGTACTAAGATATTAAATTGACAATTAACTAAGATTCAGAGCTTAAATTATTGAATTATCATTTATTCAATTGACAGTCTGCAACTATTTTGGTAAATTGATTTAACTTGTATTAGTCCAAGTAATATATTTGAAGTAAAGGTGCCAAAACCTCAACGGTTCTGACTGAAATGTGAATTGAACATAAACAGCAGTGGTTGAATTACCGATAAACCATTACTTTAAGGAGCTTGCAGCACTGATGtttaacacacaaaatgatAATTTCATGCATGAGAATTCTTAACAGAAGTAATAAGTAACAGAAGTAATGCATTTAAGTGCTTGCTAAAAGGAtttaaatgcaagtaaaaagacaaaattcttCATTATGAATGGGAAACTTCACTGGATGGAGGCCTGTGCGACGCATCCACGACAGATGACCCACCGCACTGCATAACACGACATGCTGCAACATGGAAGATGGAGGAAAATGACTAAAATTCCACAGCAGGGGCCAACAAAAGGTGATTacgtgtgtgtcagtgtgtatcCGGTGAATGACAATGGAGGCATGCAGAAAATGTGTGCTGATGACCATCTCAGGCATGTTGAAAGTAGTGGAACTATAGGCAGGAATGAATGGATGTGTTAGCAGATGAGCGCTGAAAGACAGACGGACTTTAGAGACACTGAATCAATGAAAATAGCTATTTAATGAcgccgcccacacacacacacacacacacacgcaaagcgCTGGTGGAATGGAGGCAGGCAGAGGATGGATGGCTGGCGAGAGAAAACTGAGGATTGGACAGAGAAAATGAGGATCCATGGGTTGGATGTTTAGTGAAAGACGGCAGGGGCTGTAAACCCCAACGAGAGACTCCGGCTGTTACCTGTGTGTGAGGGAGGGGGCGACCCAGGGCCGAGGGGCTGGTGGCAGGGAGGCCcactctcctcctttcctcctccagCGCCCGGGTCAGCTGTTCAAACTGCACCTCCTGCTCCCTGACCGACTCCAGGAGAGCTGCTGCGCTCTCACACTGCTCCATACACACTTCACCGCCCCAAGGGGAGACAGGGGGGGGGAGCGTTACACACATCCATGCAGCCTACTACACACTAAAGCACAGGGAGTGGGTgtctaacaaaaaaataatacaggATTTTCTGGGCTGATATTAAGTAGACAGTGGTATTTCACCCATTATTTCCTCTGATTTGGTTGGGGACTGAGGCTGCAATCCAGTTTTGGTAATCGGCATTGTTGGAATTGCACAACACATCCTTTGAACTCAATAACAAATGTACAGCATTGGCAACTGTAAAGACATGTTTCTGGCTGAAACTCAGACATGAAAACTTCCCCCAACTGCACTGGGTTCTTTTGTACATCTATTCCTTTGAAAGACTGTCAAGTTGTAATGACTCATTGATTCAAGTTTTCCCCCCACACAAAGACTTTAATGCCTGTTTAGACTGCCAGCGTCGGCCGTCCAACAGTCCGGCAAACACGCTggtatttccattcattttgaatgggggGGTGGTGCATTTAAGCTGCGGCGGGGGTTGCCGCAGGGGCACacgcaaaagaaaatgcagcgGGCGTGCGGCAAAAAGTAGAGACAgactcaacttttggagaaacaaaGCCCCACGTCACGCTGCGGAGGCCAATCATGTAACCGATCTgacttgtctgtgtgttttaagcTATGGTTTGAGGCGGTGTGACAAACCTTCAGGGATATATGACCATGTTAACACTAGGCTTGCCATGATAGTTAAAGTTTTTGGTGCTGGAACGTAGTCGAGTCTACACCAATTGCATTACTTGCCTCACTGTTCTTTAGTAGTTGCAtattgaattacattttatttatatttttaattcataaaaagagttttctcgagacactttacagatatagtAGGTCTACCCTATcaattctagtagttccctccagagcaagcaacagtggcgaggggAAAAACTCCCTtctaggaagaaacctcggacagacccaggctcttggtaggcggtgtctgagaTCAAAATAAGCGCTCTGCAGATATTGAGAGTTACTGACAAACATTTTCTTGTCAAATGTCTGATCACTAACACCAGTGTTGTCATGAGTGACGGGTGTGGCCTCCCTAGTTAACACGGTAAAGACTTCTATCACAAGAGTTGGTGTGTTTAGCGCATCACTGCAAGGTGGCGctatgttaaaagaaaattctgCAGAATAATAAACTACACAATTAGTGCCTTATATAGGGCATGATTCACATGGCACACGATTTACATTGTAGGTCTGACAGTagacaatacaatacaaacactGCAGGAGAAGGGTAGTGATGGTGGAGGGAGGGGGATTCTCAAACCCTTGCATTGATCATTAACACTGCAACATACtgataatgataatataaaGATTGTAATTTTCAACATATTGGTCAATATCATCGTCCCCTGCATGCAGATCAATAAAGTCATTGCCACTTAAGGCATATATGGGTCCTCTGGGCTTTCCACCCTCTTTGACACCACAACAGAAACTACTGtattacataaaaacagcagacaaacagaGTTTTCCATAAATCCTTTGCAGTGAGTAGACAGCATTCATGTATTGCCATGACGCTACAAGCAAACTTCCTTTCAAATTAAACACTGCACTCTTGTTCCACCTTTTCTCGTTTGCATTTACATGTTTATTCCATGGATGTACAATTAATGTTTACAAAGTCAAGGGGCGTATGTTTAGGCAGGTTTTTCCACACttgtaaaatgaatttaaaattaaaccacCAATTTAtggggggtaaaaaaaaaagatctatctATTtcgtatttttaaataaatatataataaaatccTTTATTTGTCAGGCTCTAGCCTTTACGATTAATCGaaaaaaaaccaacacaaaaacactcagacatctaagtttagaaaaagaaaacagaaatacacaccTTCACCTGTGGGCGTGGTTTGGTAGTAGAGGTGAGCTCTAGGTGCTCATGGATAGAAGGTCACCGAACCACCAAGCCCAGAAAACAGGGAGGAATGGActgcagggagagaaagacggagaggtggaggaagcagaaaaagaaagaaaaaaagagagagaaatgttatAGTAAAGAATGAAGGCACCTGTGtttgaaaaacagcaacataGTGAGAATACCATACAAGTGTGTACAACAGGGTTGTGTTTGAAAttgtgagcaaaaaaaaaaaaaaaaaaaaaaaacagtaagagACAGAGGCATACAGTAGCTCCAGCATTCAGACACACCCTGTGTTTATTCAACATTTGGCCTGCGTACGGCAGCAAGCTGTGGGAAGTTGACTAAGCAGCAGCTCTTTCTGGGCCAGAGAACATCGACCGTCAGCATAAAGAGAAAGAAGGCTTTTAGAGATCGGAACATCCTTCAAGAACCATATGTTCTCTTATCAATTCATTTTGTCCTTAACTTTGCCTTTTCTTCCAGCCTTTCCTCTCCTATCTTCCTCTATCAGTCCGCTACTCTTGTTTTCTTCACTTGACTGCCttttatccctctctctctacgTGTCTTTGTTATCTTGGCTGTGCTCTGAGAGAAAGACATTGTTATAGCGGAGCCAAACAAGTGGAGACTCAGATCCTGTTATCTGTTGATACGCCCTCTGAAGCAGCAACCCAGCTCCCCatcagcaaaacacacacacaaaaccggTTGGACAAGGTAGAGGTGGGGTGACCAAATTTCAGTTTCTCATACCTCTctcacctctctctgtctcgccAACATGCACAGACAGACTTTTTTGACAACCTGGAATGACAGTCCATGGCGATTTGGCATACAAACTGACCTGCATTTACATTTCTGGCAgcaggtgtttgtgtgcaatACAGGTAGAGGGTGAACAAGCACAGGTGCAAATGGAGAAATGGTGACAAATGACTCACCGTTCCACCCACTGTCGATTgtgcaaacaaatgaaaaaactaGACAGACACGGTGATATCACATAGACTATTACGACATCCCTTAGCTGGTCAAGTGAAGCATGGAGAGGCTGCATCTGTTCCTGTTAAATCACATACACACCTTGCAgcctattttcaaaaaaaaaaaaaaaacattacttagGATGTGCCTTGTGTgggaaaaaagggaggaaagTGGGTTGTCCTGATGAGAAAACAAGGAGTGGCTGACAtttcacaacacaaaaagaattTGTCACAACGAAAACCAGGATTTGCATGGTGGATAGGGCTGACTGTCAGGAAAGCATGatgtcacagaaacacactcaccCCCAAAGCTTTAACTTCCCACCTGCGCAAATCACACACACCGCTGTCTAGTACCACACATGACTATATATGGTCATAGCCAGGACAAGGCTGATATTATCCACTACGGACATACACAGtgcgtttacatgcacagcagtaaCCGTGGTTAATAAGTGAATAACCAGGTTATGCCAGTGTTCCCCTTATACATGAGCAGGGAAGAACGGGTGTAACTTTACCGCAggtacagtaggtggcgctCTGCCACCGTATAACTGGTTGTATAAACTGCTTTTTCCTCTGGTTAACTTTATGACACTTGGAGTGCGGGAAGAACGGCAACGACTTTTCAgtgctgtacattttgttaatTCTCGTTTCCATTGTTTACCCAATAACTGTACCTGCCTTGTGGGCCGCCAGCGAGCAAGCTAACTAACCAGCTGACAGGCCGACAACTAACGTTACATTTTTACTTACTTAACTAAATGTTTGGCTTATCATCTGTAATATTAACTAGTGTCGCATGAAGACACATTGTGTGGAATAAGcgagctaacgttaatgttagccAGCGACCACCACGAGTTGCTCGGTCTCTGCACTTCTTTGCTAAGACAGCCCCAGAGATGGAGTGAAACAGATGGACGGTAGGCTCTCTGCTGCCGCTGGATCGCTGATGAGGGCAACAATGTTTTGTTGTACCAATAGaataacagtctatggttgtaCCATTGCAACGGGTTGTATCTCCACCCACAACGCTGACGGATTATTCCGGGTCACAAACCACTGCAGTGTAGGACTGAGCATGAGCAAAAGCGTAACCTgattttatcctggttaaaggTGTATACATGCACGAATACCCCCGATTTCAAAAGGGGTTACCGGGTTATGAGAACTACAGTTTTAACCGGTGTTTACATTGCGCTTGAGAAACCTAGATATTGCCTTGACTGGAatataaatatttctttaaactgcATGTAAACGCACTGACGGAAATTAAGAGAGTAATAGccgaaaaaaaaagaagaaaaaaaaagtgaaacacaggCAGTGAAAACCTAAAGGAGAATGTAAACTTGAGCGAATGAGTAGGGTAAAGATAAGGAGAGGAGAGCTGAATAAAAGAATGTCTTGCATTCCTGGCATTGTCTCCTGTCAATTCAGAAGAGCAGCCCACCCACTCAGCCACTGACCTTTCAGGAAACTGTCTAATAATCTTTTGGAGATCTGTTTTTACCCAAATTACccagaacacagagaaagacatttcaatCTCATATCATCTGGCATCATCCATTATTTTATGCCACATCACACAGGCTAAACACTGCCTCGCTCCTAATCTTATCTGAGAGCAAATAACCATCGCTACATGCTATCGTATTTCACCAACAAGCAAAACTGTCATTTATGCCAGATGAATTTGAAACTGTGATTGATATTTCTTGGCAAGTGTTTTGGAACCTAATTCta carries:
- the LOC117951448 gene encoding catenin delta-1-like isoform X2, giving the protein MEQCESAAALLESVREQEVQFEQLTRALEEERRRVGLPATSPSALGRPLPHTQNGRLGDADIDRLKLTDSYINGTQYRMVDPAHGALDESYTPEDDSQEVHSVFSDEGTARRPDNGMKKPITRTVLPSDSMSIDGGLSVSGMGGYSATLDRPYRQAGPADYPTATVPRNYHYAPVGGYGDYRGGPPSEAYTSLSRGSHMDDRYRTVDGYRTLDSGYRAPSRQQLDPYAAQPQVSRGMRALGSALEVRYGHGHYCLEDDQRSVGYDDYGMGPPPMHPGGYGTMPRLGPGTGGMDRRRLRSCEDTLDGNMGGVDPYTWDVSMPMERGSMASLDSTLRKAPPGSWRQPELPEVIAMLNYRLDPVKTNAAAFLQHLTFKNDKVKSEVRRLKGIPSLVSLLDHPSKDVHHSACGALKNISYGRDQENKIAIKNCDGVPALVRLLRKTHDQDLTDTITGTLWNLSSHDSVKMEIVDHALHALADEVVVPHSGWERGSNGGEESCKPRHLEWETALTNTAGCLRNVSSERSEARRKLRECTGLVDSLMYVVQSQINRKDVDNKLVENCVCLLRNLSYHVHREVPGSERYAETTPLNQGPAPANKGGCFGSRKGKGKKDGDDGSGDQVDIPKRTTPAKGYELLFQPEVVRVYTSLLRESKNPSVLEAAAGAIQNLCAGRWAYGRYIRATVRLEKGLPMMAELLAHGNDRVVRAMSGALRNLSIDNRNCQLLGLHAVPHLVANLPGGQNQSGRILSEETVVSVLSTLTEVLGNSVEAAKTLRASQGIERLVLINKDGKRSEREVRGAGQVLQLVWAHKELRKPLEKDGWKKTDFMVNLSTTNGPSTRANGTYEDSTTPLLDRGEKRDMIPLNDLGPDAYSTLDQRERRHTLDETTDTLPRGVYGGRKGSLPLLDSYDEKLIVCITQTGPSLPYHCY
- the LOC117951448 gene encoding catenin delta-1-like isoform X3, with product MEQCESAAALLESVREQEVQFEQLTRALEEERRRVGLPATSPSALGRPLPHTQNGRLGDADIDRLKLTDSYINGTQYRMVDPAHGALDESYTPEDDSQEVHSVFSDEGTARRPDNGMKKPITRTVLPSDSMSIDGGLSVSGMGGYSATLDRPYRQAGPADYPTATVPRNYHYAPVGGYGDYRGGPPSEAYTSLSRGSHMDDRYRTVDGYRTLDSGYRAPSRQQLDPYAAQPQVSRGMRALGSALEVRYGHGHYCLEDDQRSVGYDDYGMGPPPMHPGGYGTMPRLGPGTGGMDRRRLRSCEDTLDGNMGGVDPYTWDVSMPMERGSMASLDSTLRKAPPGSWRQPELPEVIAMLNYRLDPVKTNAAAFLQHLTFKNDKVKSEVRRLKGIPSLVSLLDHPSKDVHHSACGALKNISYGRDQENKIAIKNCDGVPALVRLLRKTHDQDLTDTITGTLWNLSSHDSVKMEIVDHALHALADEVVVPHSGWERGSNGGEESCKPRHLEWETALTNTAGCLRNVSSERSEARRKLRECTGLVDSLMYVVQSQINRKDVDNKLVENCVCLLRNLSYHVHREVPGSERYAETTPLNQGPAPANKGGCFGSRKGKDEWFSKGKKDGDDGSGDQVDIPKRTTPAKGYELLFQPEVVRVYTSLLRESKNPSVLEAAAGAIQNLCAGRWAYGRYIRATVRLEKGLPMMAELLAHGNDRVVRAMSGALRNLSIDNRNCQLLGLHAVPHLVANLPGGQNQSGRILSEETVVSVLSTLTEVLGNSVEAAKTLRASQGIERLVLINKDGKRSEREVRGAGQVLQLVWAHKELRKPLEKDGWKKTDFMVNLSTTNGPSTRANGTYEDSTTPLLDRGEKRDMIPLNDLGPDAYSTLDQRERRHTLDETTDTLPKN
- the LOC117951448 gene encoding catenin delta-1-like isoform X1 → MEQCESAAALLESVREQEVQFEQLTRALEEERRRVGLPATSPSALGRPLPHTQNGRLGDADIDRLKLTDSYINGTQYRMVDPAHGALDESYTPEDDSQEVHSVFSDEGTARRPDNGMKKPITRTVLPSDSMSIDGGLSVSGMGGYSATLDRPYRQAGPADYPTATVPRNYHYAPVGGYGDYRGGPPSEAYTSLSRGSHMDDRYRTVDGYRTLDSGYRAPSRQQLDPYAAQPQVSRGMRALGSALEVRYGHGHYCLEDDQRSVGYDDYGMGPPPMHPGGYGTMPRLGPGTGGMDRRRLRSCEDTLDGNMGGVDPYTWDVSMPMERGSMASLDSTLRKAPPGSWRQPELPEVIAMLNYRLDPVKTNAAAFLQHLTFKNDKVKSEVRRLKGIPSLVSLLDHPSKDVHHSACGALKNISYGRDQENKIAIKNCDGVPALVRLLRKTHDQDLTDTITGTLWNLSSHDSVKMEIVDHALHALADEVVVPHSGWERGSNGGEESCKPRHLEWETALTNTAGCLRNVSSERSEARRKLRECTGLVDSLMYVVQSQINRKDVDNKLVENCVCLLRNLSYHVHREVPGSERYAETTPLNQGPAPANKGGCFGSRKGKDEWFSKGKKDGDDGSGDQVDIPKRTTPAKGYELLFQPEVVRVYTSLLRESKNPSVLEAAAGAIQNLCAGRWAYGRYIRATVRLEKGLPMMAELLAHGNDRVVRAMSGALRNLSIDNRNCQLLGLHAVPHLVANLPGGQNQSGRILSEETVVSVLSTLTEVLGNSVEAAKTLRASQGIERLVLINKDGKRSEREVRGAGQVLQLVWAHKELRKPLEKDGWKKTDFMVNLSTTNGPSTRANGTYEDSTTPLLDRGEKRDMIPLNDLGPDAYSTLDQRERRHTLDETTDTLPRGVYGGRKGSLPLLDSYDEKLIVCITQTGPSLPYHCY
- the LOC117951448 gene encoding catenin delta-1-like isoform X4, which produces MVDPAHGALDESYTPEDDSQEVHSVFSDEGTARRPDNGMKKPITRTVLPSDSMSIDGGLSVSGMGGYSATLDRPYRQAGPADYPTATVPRNYHYAPVGGYGDYRGGPPSEAYTSLSRGSHMDDRYRTVDGYRTLDSGYRAPSRQQLDPYAAQPQVSRGMRALGSALEVRYGHGHYCLEDDQRSVGYDDYGMGPPPMHPGGYGTMPRLGPGTGGMDRRRLRSCEDTLDGNMGGVDPYTWDVSMPMERGSMASLDSTLRKAPPGSWRQPELPEVIAMLNYRLDPVKTNAAAFLQHLTFKNDKVKSEVRRLKGIPSLVSLLDHPSKDVHHSACGALKNISYGRDQENKIAIKNCDGVPALVRLLRKTHDQDLTDTITGTLWNLSSHDSVKMEIVDHALHALADEVVVPHSGWERGSNGGEESCKPRHLEWETALTNTAGCLRNVSSERSEARRKLRECTGLVDSLMYVVQSQINRKDVDNKLVENCVCLLRNLSYHVHREVPGSERYAETTPLNQGPAPANKGGCFGSRKGKDEWFSKGKKDGDDGSGDQVDIPKRTTPAKGYELLFQPEVVRVYTSLLRESKNPSVLEAAAGAIQNLCAGRWAYGRYIRATVRLEKGLPMMAELLAHGNDRVVRAMSGALRNLSIDNRNCQLLGLHAVPHLVANLPGGQNQSGRILSEETVVSVLSTLTEVLGNSVEAAKTLRASQGIERLVLINKDGKRSEREVRGAGQVLQLVWAHKELRKPLEKDGWKKTDFMVNLSTTNGPSTRANGTYEDSTTPLLDRGEKRDMIPLNDLGPDAYSTLDQRERRHTLDETTDTLPRGVYGGRKGSLPLLDSYDEKLIVCITQTGPSLPYHCY